One Chitinophaga sp. H8 DNA window includes the following coding sequences:
- a CDS encoding tetratricopeptide repeat protein, which translates to MKAFNIFILYRFPIGILLLLVGITLGITIGWWEATILLVLGVICLVTHLMFGPMRLVQEAVEAGDIEKATALMNQVKFPKLLYKPIRSVYFFMQSNMAMYNKDLDKAEATIRQSIKSGSPMKEYEGMQYFQLGTIAYQKNDLKTADQNLKKAIRMGLPDKENTAAALLTVASIAMSRRDFKSAKDYFRRAKAQKPTTDQIVSQIKEMDKYISRMPG; encoded by the coding sequence ATGAAAGCATTTAACATTTTTATTCTATACCGTTTTCCAATTGGTATCCTATTATTGCTGGTGGGTATTACCCTGGGTATTACTATTGGTTGGTGGGAAGCTACCATTTTGCTTGTATTGGGCGTGATCTGCCTGGTTACACACCTGATGTTCGGACCTATGCGCCTGGTACAGGAAGCAGTAGAAGCCGGAGATATCGAAAAGGCTACCGCGCTGATGAACCAGGTAAAATTTCCTAAATTATTATACAAGCCTATCCGTTCTGTTTATTTTTTCATGCAGAGCAATATGGCGATGTACAACAAAGATCTGGACAAGGCTGAGGCCACTATCCGGCAGAGTATCAAATCCGGCAGCCCTATGAAAGAGTATGAAGGGATGCAATACTTTCAGCTGGGTACTATTGCTTACCAGAAGAACGACCTGAAAACGGCAGATCAGAACCTGAAAAAGGCAATCCGCATGGGATTACCTGATAAGGAAAATACTGCCGCCGCATTGCTTACCGTAGCGTCTATTGCGATGAGCCGCCGGGACTTTAAATCTGCCAAAGATTATTTTCGCAGGGCTAAGGCACAAAAGCCTACC